The genomic region TTGCTGGTGCTGATCGCGGTGGTCGCGGCGGCGGTAGCGGCGCTGCTCTGGCGCTGGTTCATCCGGGTGCATACGCGGATGCAGGTGGCCTTGCTGGAGACGCTGGAAAACAACAAGGACTCGGCGGGGCACTGATGTAGGGTTGACGTATTTGCTCAAACATCCCGACCGCGCACTGGCTTGCGCAGGGTTGTGTAACGTCTCTATAGTCCATCCTGTCATTGCCAATTCAATGACTGGACGTCGCGGTCCATTTACGGAACCTCACAATCGCCATCGTATTGATGGTGATTTGCTGCCTAGCACCTGCGTTATGGCGGCTGTGTGAGGGACACCCTCGGGTGTGCCGGTTGTTCCGTTTCCGGTCCGCGAACCCTTGCACAGCTGCCACCCCACCAGCATCGCGGCTGACGGTGGTAGTTCCTTATGAAACGGAGCTATTCATGACGAACTTCATTGCATTTCAGTCTAACACCACCGAAACCCCGGTCCTGTTCTTCAATCCCGATGCCGCTTTGCAGGACTTGTGTGCATTCGCTAGCCGCCGGCTGCGCGGCGCCCGCGATCTTTCGCAAACCCTGACCTGTGCCACGATCAACAATCTGGATGAACAGGACTTCCGGCATGTGCTGGAGGTGATCTACGCGTTGCTCGATGATGGTTGCGATGTATTGAGTGTTGTCGAGCAACGTGTGATGAGAGAGGTGGGGCAGATTCAATGTAAGCGCTCCATAAACCCCACTTGGCTAAAGATAGGTAAAGCGCTTAGCTGTGAAGTCGAGGTTCGCAGTTCCACGGCAGCAAGGCTTCGTAATCCTCAACCGAAGTCGCCGTTGGCAGGCGTTCCAGTGCGTGGCGCAGCCACGCATAAGGCTCTTGGCCGTTGGCTTTGGCAGTCTCGACCAAGCTGTAAAGTTGAGCACTGGCCGTCGCGCCCTTGGGCGTGTCGCTAAACAGCCAGTTCTTTCTTCCGATCACGAAGGGGCGGATCGCGCGTTCTGCCGCGTTGTTGTCCATCGGCAAATACCCTTCCTCGACGTATCGCTCCAGCTTGCTCCAGTTACTTGCGAGGTAACTGATGGCTTTGCCCAAGGCATTCTGAGCGGTGACCTGGGGCTGCGTCTTTTCGATCCAGCTTTTCAACTGAGCCAGTATCGGCAGGCTATGTTCGTGACGGCCGATTTTACGATCAGCGTCGCTACTGGCCTTCAAGTCGCGTTCGATCCCATACAGCTTGTTGATCAGATTCAGCGCGATATCCGCACGTCCCGTTTTACCTTTGGGCTGCACTTTCTGTGCTTCAACAAACTTGCGTCGCGCATGCGCCCAGCAGCCTAGACGCTCAACTCCGTCCTGCGCGCCCAAGGCATTGTAACCGGCGTAGTCATCGGTCATCACGTAACCGCGATAACCTTCGAGCAGGCGCGTTGGCACCTCCTGCGCACGGCTGGTGGAGTAGTCAAAAAGGATGACCGGCCTATCCGGTGGGCCGCCGGTTTGCACCCACATCCAGGATTGGCTGCTCGGTTCTCGATCTGGTTCTTTCAGCACTTGCACGCGCGTTTCGTCGCAGTGGATGACGCGGCTTTCCAGTAGCCGGTCGCGCATCAAATTCAGCAGCGGCTGAAAGTGTTCGCCGCACTGGATCACCCAGCGAGCCAAAGTCTGGCGCGGGATATCAATACCGTAGCGACCCAACACTTTTTCAAATCGATGAAGCGGTAAACCGTCAACGTATTTGGTAGTCAGCAACATCGCCAAAACGCTGGGGCTGGCCATGCTTTTTTCAATCAGTTGAGCAGGCTTGTCCGCAGTGACTGGGGCGGCTTCGCATTCACGGCAACCGTAGATCTTGCGCACATGCTTGATCACGCGGATCTGCATTGGCACGATCTCAAGCTGCTCGCTGATTTCCTCACCAATGCTGTGTTTACGGCAACCGCAGGCGCAGGTCAGTTCGTGCTCGGGCAGTTCGTGGATGACTTCGATGCGCGGCAGATCGGCAGGCAGCGGCTTGCGCTTGCCACGGCGCTTGGCGGGGGCGACAACCTCTTCTTCAGCGTTTTCGTCGATAGCTTCGACGACGCTTTCGGCTTCGTTGAAGAGCGCCAACTGCGGTGTGGCCGGATCGGCTGTTTGCTCGGACTTGCGTCCGAACAAGCGCTGGCGCAGCAATGCGTTCTCTTCTTCTAGAAAACCGACCCGCGACTGCATCTTCGCAAGCATTTGCTTGAGCAGTTGGAGATCGTCGGGAAGGTTGTCGGGCATGGATTTCATGCCCTGGATTATACCGAATCAGGCCACGAATCGCGGCGTCAAAACCTGATGGGGACGGTTACGCCAGAGGTCAAAACCGTCGAGCAGCCAGTTCAGTTCCTGGACGGTGAGGACAATCGCCTCGTCGGTGGCATCGGGCGATGTTTTGAATCGCTCTGATTCCAGGCGTTTGAGCCAAAGGCAGAAGCCGTTGCGCTCCCAGTACAAGATTTTCACTCGGTTGCGCGGCTTGTTGAGGAAAACGAAAAGTACCGGGTCGAACACGGCAACCTTGATATCCAGTTCGACCAGCGCAGCCAGTCCGTCGATGGATTTTCGAAAGTCTACAGGTTTGGGGTAGAGGTACACTTTTTCGACTTTGGCGTCGGGTCGCATCATGGCGCACGGGCTCCTGAGAGTATCGGGAGCCCAGCATCCCGCGTTAGCTTAGTGCTTTGAATGTGGGGTTTATGGAGCGCTTACGATTCAATAATCTGACCGCGTTATCGTTTACAGGGAGGCTTGTTTCTATAGTTTCACTGCGTGTGAGGGCAGGTGTACGATAGGGAGCTTCAAGAATCGGCGCTCGGCCTTTAATATCTTGCGAGGGATGTAACGATAGCGCGGGAACCCAGTTTTTTGAGGTTTTTATTTGATGCGAAACTGGATTTCCGAGTCTATAGGGTCGTATAAAAAAGATTTAAGTTTTTCAGAGAATTCGGTTATTTCATTAACGTAAGCGTTACATAGATACTCAAATATTTGACTTTCTGACATGAGTTTTTTGCCAGTTAACTTACTAAACATATCTTTGTTATCTCGAAACTTTATTCCATTTGAAATTTTTACCAAATCTTCCGAGCCTGCCAGGTAATCCTCATAAATTTTCTTTTCCACGCTATTAAAGGGAATGCAGTGGACGTTTTTGTAGTTGATGACATGTTTTTGGTCAGCCTGATCTCCATCCAATATAGATATTACGTTGTCTTCGGTTGTTAGGAATCGTTCGGCAGCGTTCCGCTTCATTAGATTTACAACGTTGTGTGCGCCACCTATGTAAATTATTTTGAAGCGATAGAAAATTTTTGAGCAAAATTTGTTGATAATAAACTCTAGAAAACGTTGTAGTACTTCATCCTCAGTCAGGATGTACTTGTCCCACCCTTCAAACCCAAACAGCAAGCTTTTTATGAAGTTATAGGAAACAGTGGCCGGGCTCAGAATACCATCTGTTTCTTCTAAGTGAAACAGCTCTCCGTATTCTAAGGTTTTCATAAGCGGAAGAGAGTGGGTAGTGAAAAATATGTTAACACTATATTTTTGGCAAAATACTCTTAATTTTTCGGCTAGCTTTGTTTGGGCGGCGGCATCCAGAGATATATCTATTTCGTCAATAATTATTAACTTGGATCCGCCTTTGATTTTTCGATATAAGCTAATTAGGAAAAATTCACCTGAGCTTAGATGGTCTTCTCGGATATATTTGCTATCCTCAAGTAAAACGCAGTAGTAATAGGTTTTCTTTATTTTTATTTCAACTAATTTATCGAATCTTGATGTTGAGTATATGCCGTTTAGCATATTTATGAGCTCTTCAGGGTGCTCATAAATTTCTAGAACAATTGAACGTCGAATTTCTAAATCGGCGGAAACGATGCTTTGGAAAAAGTTAAATCTTTGCCCGTAAGGCATTGGCAGCTCAGCGTCAACGCTAGTTTTTATTTTTTCTGGGATTATATCCTTAGAATTAAGCGTCCTAAGGTCAGGGTCATAATGGAAGCTGTATTTATTCTCATCTGTGATATAAGTTAGCTTGCTATTTTCACCGAAAATACTAGTGGGTGAGGTTTGCGCAAAAGTGTCTGCAAATCGCAAATTTTGCATCGCCTTAACTAATGTAGTTTTACCTACACCGTTCCTTCCTACCACACAGGTTAGCTTACACAAACTGAGATCAAAATCTACAACCATACTTCGCACATGTTGGATGTTCGAAATTTGTATAGTTAATTTCATGGCTATTTCACCGTGCCGCGAATGAATGCATCAACGACTACGGAGCCATATTTTTTTCTGAGTTTATTTAAATAATTAGGGTCGGTTGTATTTACATAAT from Pseudomonas asplenii harbors:
- the tnpC gene encoding IS66 family transposase, which gives rise to MKSMPDNLPDDLQLLKQMLAKMQSRVGFLEEENALLRQRLFGRKSEQTADPATPQLALFNEAESVVEAIDENAEEEVVAPAKRRGKRKPLPADLPRIEVIHELPEHELTCACGCRKHSIGEEISEQLEIVPMQIRVIKHVRKIYGCRECEAAPVTADKPAQLIEKSMASPSVLAMLLTTKYVDGLPLHRFEKVLGRYGIDIPRQTLARWVIQCGEHFQPLLNLMRDRLLESRVIHCDETRVQVLKEPDREPSSQSWMWVQTGGPPDRPVILFDYSTSRAQEVPTRLLEGYRGYVMTDDYAGYNALGAQDGVERLGCWAHARRKFVEAQKVQPKGKTGRADIALNLINKLYGIERDLKASSDADRKIGRHEHSLPILAQLKSWIEKTQPQVTAQNALGKAISYLASNWSKLERYVEEGYLPMDNNAAERAIRPFVIGRKNWLFSDTPKGATASAQLYSLVETAKANGQEPYAWLRHALERLPTATSVEDYEALLPWNCEPRLHS
- the tnpB gene encoding IS66 family insertion sequence element accessory protein TnpB (TnpB, as the term is used for proteins encoded by IS66 family insertion elements, is considered an accessory protein, since TnpC, encoded by a neighboring gene, is a DDE family transposase.); this translates as MMRPDAKVEKVYLYPKPVDFRKSIDGLAALVELDIKVAVFDPVLFVFLNKPRNRVKILYWERNGFCLWLKRLESERFKTSPDATDEAIVLTVQELNWLLDGFDLWRNRPHQVLTPRFVA
- a CDS encoding AAA family ATPase — protein: MKLTIQISNIQHVRSMVVDFDLSLCKLTCVVGRNGVGKTTLVKAMQNLRFADTFAQTSPTSIFGENSKLTYITDENKYSFHYDPDLRTLNSKDIIPEKIKTSVDAELPMPYGQRFNFFQSIVSADLEIRRSIVLEIYEHPEELINMLNGIYSTSRFDKLVEIKIKKTYYYCVLLEDSKYIREDHLSSGEFFLISLYRKIKGGSKLIIIDEIDISLDAAAQTKLAEKLRVFCQKYSVNIFFTTHSLPLMKTLEYGELFHLEETDGILSPATVSYNFIKSLLFGFEGWDKYILTEDEVLQRFLEFIINKFCSKIFYRFKIIYIGGAHNVVNLMKRNAAERFLTTEDNVISILDGDQADQKHVINYKNVHCIPFNSVEKKIYEDYLAGSEDLVKISNGIKFRDNKDMFSKLTGKKLMSESQIFEYLCNAYVNEITEFSEKLKSFLYDPIDSEIQFRIK